The Acidobacteriota bacterium genome window below encodes:
- a CDS encoding PQQ-dependent sugar dehydrogenase: MGRKTLLVAILAAVLAGIILWLPLSDPAPVGIEHREAWTTSRVHGTPDPPDPYTTEVAFPEIRFDQPLEVTTVPGTNLIAVVERFGKIYVFENRPGVTETHLFMDVGKPVYGLEFHPDFQENRYFYVSQVDHHTKELPEGSQLSRYRANPGHPPTGDRDSETVLLVWPSGGHNGGCIRFGPDGYLYLGTGDASGIADSLVTGQNPDDFPGSILRIDVNRPDPGKNYGIPPDNPYVGREGFRPEVWAYGLRQPWKFSFGPARRLWVGEIGQDLWEMIHIIEKGGNYGWSVMEATHPFRPERPLGPTPILPPLVEHSHTDFRSITGGYVYRGTRLESLADSYVYGDHDTGKIWSLDYDGTRVENLRQLADTLLRIVAIGQDQNHELLFLDFVGGQFHRLVPRPESPGQTADFPRLLSETGLFTSTGEMTPAPGLIPYSVNAALWSDHAAKERYIALPDLSQIEYDSVIYPQPAPGVPPGWKFPDGTVLVKTFSLEMERGNPDSLRRLETRLLHHERIPGTDEVGAQVWKGYVYLWNEEQTDAELLESEGLDRAFTIREADGGTSEQIWRFPSRAECTLCHTTAAKYILGINTLQMNKDHDYGGVVANQLRTLDHLGVFTNPLPAPPEKLGRLVDYGNPDLETDLRARSYLHANCSHCHVKWGGGNADFQLIGSMPLEQTGIVDTVAAHGVFELDQPRLVVPGHPDRSIIPHRMAMVGLGRMPHIASNVVDEEGVRLVREWIRSLPVQQTRNRSKDGNGPG; the protein is encoded by the coding sequence ATGGGCAGAAAAACTCTGCTGGTTGCAATCTTGGCCGCGGTTCTGGCGGGAATCATCCTCTGGTTGCCGCTGTCGGATCCGGCTCCCGTCGGCATCGAGCACCGGGAAGCGTGGACCACCTCGCGGGTCCACGGCACACCGGATCCGCCCGATCCCTACACCACGGAAGTCGCGTTTCCGGAGATTCGCTTCGACCAGCCTCTGGAGGTGACGACCGTTCCCGGCACCAACCTCATCGCCGTGGTCGAGCGTTTCGGTAAGATCTACGTCTTCGAGAATCGTCCCGGAGTCACCGAGACGCACCTGTTCATGGACGTCGGGAAGCCGGTCTACGGACTGGAGTTCCACCCCGACTTCCAGGAAAACCGGTACTTCTACGTGAGCCAGGTGGACCATCACACGAAGGAACTGCCGGAAGGCAGCCAACTCTCCCGCTACCGGGCGAATCCGGGGCACCCCCCCACCGGCGACCGGGACTCGGAAACGGTCCTCCTCGTCTGGCCTTCGGGCGGCCACAACGGAGGCTGCATCCGGTTCGGTCCGGACGGATACCTTTATCTGGGCACCGGCGACGCGAGCGGCATCGCCGACAGCCTGGTGACCGGCCAGAACCCCGACGACTTCCCGGGATCGATCCTCCGAATCGACGTGAACCGTCCCGATCCCGGGAAAAACTACGGCATCCCGCCCGACAATCCCTATGTGGGGAGAGAAGGATTTCGGCCGGAGGTCTGGGCCTACGGACTCCGTCAGCCCTGGAAGTTCAGCTTCGGTCCGGCCCGCCGCCTGTGGGTCGGCGAGATCGGCCAGGACCTCTGGGAGATGATCCACATCATCGAGAAGGGAGGAAACTACGGCTGGAGCGTGATGGAGGCGACCCATCCCTTCCGGCCCGAGCGCCCCCTGGGTCCCACGCCCATCCTGCCTCCGTTGGTGGAACACTCCCACACCGACTTCCGTTCCATCACCGGCGGCTACGTCTACCGGGGAACGCGCCTGGAGTCGCTGGCGGACAGCTACGTCTACGGAGACCACGACACCGGGAAGATCTGGTCCCTCGATTACGACGGCACGCGGGTTGAGAATCTCCGCCAACTGGCCGACACGCTGCTGCGAATCGTCGCCATCGGTCAGGACCAGAACCACGAGCTCCTGTTTTTGGACTTCGTCGGCGGCCAGTTCCACCGATTGGTTCCACGCCCCGAATCCCCCGGTCAAACGGCGGATTTTCCCCGGTTGCTGAGCGAGACCGGGCTGTTCACCTCCACCGGGGAAATGACCCCCGCCCCGGGCCTGATCCCCTATTCGGTCAACGCCGCCCTCTGGTCGGACCACGCCGCCAAGGAACGCTACATCGCGTTGCCGGACCTGTCGCAGATCGAGTACGACTCGGTGATCTACCCGCAGCCGGCGCCGGGCGTCCCCCCGGGTTGGAAATTCCCCGACGGAACCGTCCTGGTCAAGACCTTCTCGCTGGAAATGGAGAGGGGAAACCCCGACAGCCTCAGGCGATTGGAGACGCGGCTTCTTCACCACGAGCGCATTCCCGGAACCGATGAAGTGGGAGCGCAGGTCTGGAAGGGATATGTCTACCTCTGGAACGAGGAGCAGACCGACGCCGAGCTGTTGGAAAGCGAGGGCCTGGACCGGGCGTTCACCATTCGGGAGGCGGACGGCGGCACCAGCGAGCAGATCTGGCGGTTCCCCAGCCGCGCCGAGTGCACCCTCTGCCACACAACGGCTGCGAAATACATCCTCGGCATCAATACCCTGCAGATGAACAAGGACCACGACTACGGGGGAGTGGTGGCCAACCAGCTTCGGACCTTGGACCATCTGGGCGTCTTCACCAACCCGCTGCCGGCTCCGCCGGAAAAGCTGGGCCGGCTGGTCGACTACGGGAATCCCGATCTGGAAACCGATCTGCGGGCGCGTTCCTACCTTCACGCCAACTGCTCCCACTGTCACGTGAAGTGGGGGGGCGGCAACGCCGACTTTCAATTGATCGGCTCCATGCCGCTGGAGCAGACCGGCATCGTCGACACCGTCGCCGCTCATGGCGTATTCGAACTGGATCAGCCGCGGCTGGTGGTCCCGGGACACCCGGACCGGTCCATCATCCCCCATCGCATGGCCATGGTGGGCCTGGGCCGCATGCCCCACATCGCCTCCAACGTGGTGGATGAAGAGGGAGTGCGCCTGGTTCGGGAGTGGATCCGGAGTCTGCCGGTCCAACAGACGCGGAACCGTTCCAAGGATGGCAACGGACCCGGTTAA
- a CDS encoding gamma-glutamyl-gamma-aminobutyrate hydrolase family protein (Members of this family of hydrolases with an active site Cys residue belong to MEROPS family C26.), whose translation MRAHYFQHVPFEGLGCIRPWLVDAGYEVTCTRFFESAEVPELDDVDFLIAMGGPMSVNDEEELPWLVSEKRFIRRAIEAGKPVLGICLGAQLIASALGARVYPNELKEIGWLPLRGIDGGPDCFRFPEVIQAFHWHGETFDLPPGAVHLARSDGCENQAFQIGRSAVGMQFHLETTPDAAKKLVVNCRAELVPSRYVQSEDELLHAAPGNYGAVNGLMVELLTYLRTAG comes from the coding sequence ATGCGCGCTCACTATTTCCAGCACGTTCCCTTCGAAGGCCTCGGATGCATCCGGCCCTGGCTGGTCGACGCCGGCTACGAGGTGACCTGCACGAGATTCTTTGAATCGGCAGAGGTGCCCGAGCTGGACGACGTCGACTTCCTCATCGCCATGGGCGGCCCCATGAGCGTCAACGACGAGGAGGAGCTTCCCTGGCTGGTCTCCGAGAAGCGGTTCATCCGCCGGGCCATCGAGGCCGGGAAGCCGGTCTTGGGGATCTGCCTCGGTGCACAGCTCATCGCCAGCGCCCTGGGCGCCCGGGTCTACCCCAACGAGCTGAAGGAGATCGGCTGGCTTCCGCTGCGTGGAATCGACGGAGGACCGGACTGCTTCCGGTTTCCCGAGGTCATCCAGGCATTTCACTGGCACGGGGAGACCTTCGATCTGCCTCCCGGCGCGGTCCATCTGGCGCGAAGCGACGGCTGCGAGAATCAGGCCTTCCAGATCGGGAGATCGGCCGTCGGCATGCAGTTCCACCTGGAGACGACGCCGGACGCGGCAAAGAAACTGGTCGTCAACTGCCGGGCGGAACTCGTCCCTTCCAGGTACGTACAGTCGGAGGACGAGCTGCTCCACGCCGCGCCCGGGAACTACGGGGCCGTCAATGGATTGATGGTGGAGTTGCTCACGTACTTGAGAACTGCGGGTTAA
- a CDS encoding Npt1/Npt2 family nucleotide transporter yields the protein MIRLVDFLFGVRKEEVRLAAVLFSGYGLILLTYFFLKPARDSLFLVGPGPSNLPAVFVLIALVALPVTLVYGRLARILDLNRLIQLTSAVLIGCLLLLRWLLALEIWWIYYAFYVWVDIYGILTTSQFWLFANSVLNSAQAKRIFAVVNLGGILGAIIGGESAGFLVGVVEIPTRDLLLFCAGFLALSTILLNRAGSLARPPGRTPATAAPLQEPVRNSLREARSMLRDHRHLAGIGGLLFLSAVVATLVVFQFKTVAVQAYPDQQALAAFLGKFYGRLNIVSLLLQTFLTYRLIRFWGVSGAILLLPLGLLFTSVGMLAVPTLWGAVILRGIDGSLRPSVDKTGRELLFLPVPLEVKKRAKVFIDLFVDRWSRGLAGGLLLVLTSFLHFSVNWISMAIIVLAGLWVVLALAVRRG from the coding sequence ATGATACGGCTGGTGGACTTCCTCTTCGGGGTCCGCAAGGAGGAAGTCCGACTCGCCGCGGTCCTGTTCTCCGGTTACGGCCTCATCCTCCTGACCTATTTCTTCCTCAAGCCGGCCAGAGACAGCTTGTTTCTGGTTGGCCCCGGTCCCAGTAACCTTCCCGCGGTTTTTGTCCTGATTGCCCTCGTGGCTTTGCCCGTCACGCTCGTCTACGGAAGATTGGCCCGGATTCTTGACCTGAACCGGCTGATCCAGTTGACCAGTGCCGTTCTGATCGGTTGCCTGCTGCTTCTTCGTTGGCTTCTGGCGTTGGAGATCTGGTGGATTTACTACGCCTTCTACGTCTGGGTCGACATCTACGGAATCCTGACCACGTCGCAATTCTGGCTCTTCGCCAATTCGGTCCTGAACTCGGCCCAGGCCAAGCGGATTTTCGCAGTCGTGAATCTCGGCGGCATACTGGGAGCCATCATCGGAGGCGAGTCGGCCGGCTTTCTGGTCGGAGTCGTGGAGATCCCGACCCGGGACCTGCTGCTGTTCTGCGCCGGTTTCCTGGCGCTCTCAACAATACTCCTGAACCGCGCCGGAAGCCTCGCTCGGCCGCCCGGCCGGACTCCCGCAACGGCGGCCCCTCTCCAGGAACCGGTGCGAAACTCTTTGCGGGAAGCGCGTTCTATGCTCCGGGACCACCGCCATCTCGCCGGCATCGGGGGCCTGCTTTTCCTCAGCGCGGTGGTGGCCACGTTGGTGGTTTTCCAGTTCAAGACCGTCGCCGTCCAGGCGTATCCGGACCAGCAGGCGCTGGCAGCCTTCCTGGGAAAGTTCTACGGGCGACTCAACATCGTATCCTTGCTTCTACAGACCTTTCTGACCTACCGGCTGATCCGGTTCTGGGGCGTGTCCGGGGCTATCCTGTTGCTCCCGCTGGGGCTGCTGTTTACTTCAGTGGGCATGTTGGCAGTCCCCACGCTCTGGGGCGCCGTCATATTGCGGGGTATCGACGGCAGCCTCCGTCCCTCCGTCGACAAGACGGGCAGGGAACTGCTCTTCCTGCCGGTGCCCCTCGAGGTCAAGAAGCGGGCCAAGGTGTTCATCGACCTCTTCGTGGATCGATGGTCGAGAGGTCTGGCCGGGGGATTGCTGCTGGTCCTCACCTCTTTCCTGCACTTTTCCGTCAACTGGATCAGCATGGCGATCATCGTACTGGCAGGATTGTGGGTCGTGCTGGCGCTGGCCGTCCGCCGCGGTTGA
- a CDS encoding aminotransferase class III-fold pyridoxal phosphate-dependent enzyme, giving the protein MKSVDERYYDDHPGSFRLAGGGRRAFPDGATHDSRWITPFPLYMTHSEGAYKWDVDGNRYIDYVVGHGAIVLGHSYPAIVEAVREQMGRGTHVGGATEQEIRWAEIVNKLVPCSEKVRFHSSGTEADLMAFRLVRAYTGRNKILKFHHHFHGWSDYVVLSPKGEAAGVPQGTAGTVVQVAPEIGEVERALENDRDIAAVIVEPTGAIGGLLPITPGFLRRLREVTRDKGVLLIFDEVITGFRASLGGVQQRYGITPDLSTHAKILAGGLPGAAVVGKAEILDMIQHRGDPEWDARRRVAHPGTFNANPLSAVAGAACLEILDREPVNERVEAVNEQLRSGLQGVLDRLGIPGLAYGLASGLFVALGVEGEWDEANGCTVPHEQLKAANDPTRAGVLRKALLNEGVDTQGGVSWRMTAAHTDEDVDFTVEAYERALRALIREGWPVSGVAAAETAAR; this is encoded by the coding sequence ATGAAGTCCGTGGACGAGCGATACTACGACGACCATCCCGGGTCCTTCCGCCTGGCCGGCGGAGGACGCCGCGCCTTTCCCGACGGCGCCACCCACGACTCGCGTTGGATCACTCCCTTTCCCCTCTACATGACTCATTCCGAGGGGGCCTACAAATGGGACGTGGACGGGAACCGGTACATCGACTACGTAGTCGGGCACGGGGCGATTGTCCTGGGACACTCCTACCCCGCCATCGTTGAGGCGGTCAGGGAGCAGATGGGGCGGGGCACCCACGTGGGAGGCGCCACCGAGCAGGAGATCCGGTGGGCCGAGATCGTGAACAAGCTGGTCCCCTGTTCCGAGAAGGTCCGTTTTCACTCGTCGGGGACCGAGGCGGACCTGATGGCCTTCCGCCTGGTCCGGGCCTACACGGGACGGAACAAAATCCTCAAGTTTCACCACCATTTCCACGGCTGGAGCGACTACGTCGTCCTGAGTCCCAAGGGGGAGGCCGCCGGAGTTCCCCAGGGAACGGCAGGAACCGTGGTTCAGGTGGCGCCGGAAATCGGCGAGGTGGAGCGGGCCCTGGAGAATGACCGCGACATTGCGGCGGTGATCGTAGAGCCCACGGGGGCCATCGGCGGTCTTCTGCCCATAACACCGGGGTTCCTTCGCCGGTTGAGGGAGGTCACCCGGGATAAAGGGGTGCTGCTGATCTTCGACGAGGTCATCACCGGATTTCGAGCCTCGCTGGGAGGAGTCCAGCAACGCTACGGAATCACGCCGGATCTGAGCACCCACGCCAAGATCCTGGCCGGAGGCCTTCCCGGGGCGGCCGTCGTGGGCAAGGCGGAGATCCTGGACATGATCCAGCACCGTGGCGACCCCGAATGGGATGCCCGGCGCCGGGTCGCCCATCCCGGCACTTTCAATGCCAATCCGCTGTCCGCCGTAGCGGGAGCCGCGTGTCTCGAGATCCTGGACCGGGAACCGGTCAACGAACGGGTCGAGGCCGTGAACGAACAGCTCCGGTCGGGTCTGCAAGGAGTCCTGGACCGGCTGGGAATCCCCGGCCTCGCTTACGGTCTTGCCTCGGGCCTGTTCGTGGCGCTGGGGGTCGAGGGAGAGTGGGATGAAGCGAACGGGTGCACCGTTCCCCATGAACAGCTCAAAGCCGCCAACGATCCGACCCGGGCCGGCGTTCTCCGGAAGGCCCTCCTGAATGAGGGGGTGGACACCCAGGGAGGGGTGAGTTGGCGGATGACCGCGGCCCACACCGACGAGGACGTGGACTTCACCGTAGAAGCTTATGAGAGAGCGCTCCGCGCCCTGATTCGGGAGGGTTGGCCGGTCTCCGGAGTCGCAGCCGCGGAGACTGCAGCCCGGTAA
- a CDS encoding aminotransferase class I/II-fold pyridoxal phosphate-dependent enzyme, which yields MSDASDHSELNPRLATRAVHAGEPEPRIEGAVSIPVFQSATFETAGEESYDAVRYVRLNNTPNHQALHAKLASLEGGEAAVVASSGMAAITTTLLALLSNGDHLLALEGLYGGTHTFVTRDLADFGIGHDLMDGNRPETWSALLKPSTRAIYVETITNPLMQVPDLERLVRFARKHGLVSIIDSTFATPVNYRPVESGFDLVVHSGTKYLNGHSDLAAGVVIGPRELVRRVTHRLNHLGGVLDPHACFLLHRGIKTLVLRVGRHNENALALARFLEAHPAVEEVNYPGLETHPQHGRARKLFSGFGGMLSFEARGGVAAAESLLSRLRIPRSAPSLGGVETLVTRPATTSHAGVPASERIRMGISDSLVRVSVGIEDPGDLLEDFEQSLEGIS from the coding sequence GTCGGCCACCTTCGAGACCGCGGGCGAGGAGAGCTACGACGCGGTTCGCTATGTCCGCCTCAACAACACCCCCAATCACCAGGCCCTCCACGCCAAGCTGGCTTCGCTGGAGGGGGGCGAGGCGGCGGTCGTCGCCTCCAGCGGAATGGCCGCCATCACCACCACACTGTTGGCGCTGCTCTCAAATGGAGACCACCTGTTGGCGTTGGAAGGGCTCTACGGCGGGACTCACACCTTCGTTACCCGTGACCTGGCGGACTTCGGGATCGGTCACGACCTCATGGACGGCAACCGCCCCGAGACCTGGTCCGCTCTCCTGAAACCGTCCACGCGCGCCATCTACGTGGAGACCATCACCAATCCCCTGATGCAGGTTCCGGACCTGGAGCGGTTGGTTCGATTCGCCCGGAAACATGGCCTGGTCTCCATCATCGACAGCACCTTCGCCACGCCCGTCAACTATCGGCCCGTGGAATCGGGCTTCGATCTCGTCGTCCACAGCGGCACCAAGTACCTCAACGGCCATTCGGACCTGGCGGCGGGGGTCGTCATCGGGCCCCGGGAGCTGGTGCGCCGGGTGACCCACCGGTTGAATCACCTGGGAGGCGTCCTGGATCCTCATGCCTGCTTCCTGCTGCATCGGGGGATCAAGACCCTGGTCCTGCGGGTGGGCCGGCACAACGAGAACGCCTTGGCATTGGCCCGTTTTCTGGAGGCGCACCCGGCGGTCGAAGAGGTCAACTACCCCGGTCTGGAGACCCATCCCCAGCATGGGCGGGCCCGGAAGCTCTTCTCCGGCTTCGGCGGGATGCTGAGCTTCGAGGCGCGGGGAGGGGTCGCGGCGGCCGAATCGTTGCTGAGTCGTCTTCGAATTCCCCGGTCGGCTCCCAGCCTGGGAGGAGTGGAGACCCTGGTCACCCGTCCGGCCACGACCTCACATGCCGGAGTGCCGGCTTCAGAGCGGATTCGGATGGGAATCTCCGACTCGCTGGTGCGGGTCTCGGTGGGCATCGAGGACCCCGGAGATCTGTTGGAAGATTTTGAGCAGAGCCTGGAAGGGATCTCGTGA